The proteins below come from a single Microtus pennsylvanicus isolate mMicPen1 chromosome 13, mMicPen1.hap1, whole genome shotgun sequence genomic window:
- the Faap20 gene encoding Fanconi anemia core complex-associated protein 20, which produces MEEEQRLRGRLSRRRPPAGGGAPNCPPWFLLEDRQREPWAALLRSTVSGNVDLTPKVEPLPTLPALPGQESLPDPEPTVPPEVFTVGSKTFSWTPFPPALGGSGNSYELFRGIGGSLGSPTPALKGYPAPDSRQTPSTEECVSVQSPPVLLNCPLCQKAFDPKLTQLDVDSHLAQCLAESTEDVAW; this is translated from the exons atggaggaggagcagaggctCCGGGGGAGGCTGAGCCGCCGCAGGCCGCCCGCAGGGGGCGG GGCCCCCAACTGCCCGCCCTGGTTTCTCTTGGAGGACCGTCAGAGAGAGCCATGGGCTGCCCTGCTGCGTAGCACTGTGAGCGGGAACGTGGATTTGACCCCGAAAGTCGAGCCATTGCCAACACTGCCAGCTTTGCCCGGCCAG GAGTCTCTGCCTGATCCAGAGCCCACAGTGCCTCCTGAGGTCTTCACTGTGGGATCCAAGACTTTTTCCTGGACGCCTTTTCCGCCTGCCCTTGGTGGTTCTGGAAACTCCTACGAGTTGTTCCGCGGGATTGGAGGCTCCCTGGGGTCACCCACTCCAGCCCTGAAAGGATATCCTGCACCAGATTCCCGTCAGACTCCCAGCACGGAAGAGTGTGTGTCCGTGCAGAGTCCACCCGTGTTGCTGAACTGCCCACTGTGCCAGAAAGCATTTGACCCGAA GCTAACCCAGCTGGATGTGGATAGCCACCTTGCTCAGTGCCTGGCTGAAAGCACAGAAGACGTGGCGTGGTGA